One Sylvia atricapilla isolate bSylAtr1 chromosome 24, bSylAtr1.pri, whole genome shotgun sequence genomic window carries:
- the UTP11 gene encoding probable U3 small nucleolar RNA-associated protein 11, protein MSAAFRKAAKARQRPHRERAQPAARTKLGLLEKKKDYRLRAHDYHKKQNVLRALQKKALDKNPDEFYFKMIRAEVKDGVHVIKQQKDEITPEQAKLMRTQDIKYIEMKRVAEAKKIERLKAELHLLDAAGSGPRRHLFFVDTKREVQEFDIAAHLDTVPELVDRVYNRPTIATLQRETVKGPTDPVHLKKLAQQRKNQYDLLRQRIEREKAMFVISQKIQTRKDLLDKTHKVKVKKETKTGPAIYKFKFQRKR, encoded by the exons ATGTCGGCCGCCTTCAGGAAAGCCGCCAAGGCGCGGCAGCGCCCGCACCGCGAGCGGGCCCAG CCCGCCGCCCGGACGAAGCTCGGCTTgctggagaagaagaaggaTTACCGGCTCCGTGCACA TGACTACCACAAGAAGCAGAATGTTCTCAGGGCGCTGCAGAAGAAAGCGCTGGACAAGAACCCCGATGAGTTCTACTTTAAAATGATACGTGCGGAGGTCAAG GATGGAGTCCATGTAATAAAGCAGCAAAAGGATGAAATTACCCCGGAGCAGGCAAAACTGATGAGGACACAGGATATTAAATACATAGAAATGAAAAGAGTTGCAGAAGCCAAG AAAATCGAGCGCTTGAAGGCAGAGCTCCACCTGCTGGAcgcggcggggagcggcccgCGCCGGCATCTCTTCTTCGTGGACACCAAACGGGAAG tTCAGGAGTTTGATATTGCTGCTCACCTGGACACTGTTCCTGAGCTCGTGGATAGAGTGTACAACCGACCAACCATTGCAACCCTGCAGAGAGAGACAGTGAAGGGACCTACTGATCCTGTCCACCTAAAG aAATTAGCCCAGCAGAGGAAGAACCAGTATGACCTCCTGAGGCAGCGCATCGAGAGAGAGAAGGCCATGTTTGTCATCTCCCAGAAAATCCAGACACGGAAAGATCTGCTG gacaaAACTCATAAGGtaaaagtgaagaaagaaacaaaaactggTCCAGCTATTTACAAGTTCAAGTTTCAGCGGAAACGTTAG